A window from Flavobacterium gyeonganense encodes these proteins:
- a CDS encoding response regulator — protein MNNKIILLADDDTDDTEMFCEALADIDKQILYYTASNGIEALNLLAELDESPKLIFLDLNMPVMNGWECLKLLKKDKQYKDLPVIMISTSSHKNDIETAFSLGAIGYFVKPNSYADLKHILHSIAENLETGLKDAIMNLQKKDSILFLDFKELSCNT, from the coding sequence ATGAATAATAAAATAATTTTACTGGCAGATGATGACACTGATGATACAGAAATGTTTTGTGAGGCATTGGCAGATATAGACAAACAAATCTTATATTACACAGCATCTAATGGAATAGAAGCGTTAAATTTACTTGCTGAACTAGATGAAAGTCCGAAGCTTATTTTTCTAGATCTCAATATGCCTGTAATGAATGGCTGGGAATGTTTGAAGTTATTAAAAAAGGATAAGCAATACAAGGATCTTCCTGTGATTATGATTTCGACATCTTCTCATAAAAATGATATTGAGACTGCTTTCAGTCTGGGTGCGATTGGTTATTTTGTAAAACCCAATAGTTATGCAGATTTAAAACATATTTTACATTCAATTGCTGAAAACCTTGAAACCGGCTTGAAGGATGCTATCATGAATCTTCAAAAAAAGGATTCAATACTATTTTTGGATTTTAAAGAATTATCCTGTAATACATAA
- a CDS encoding winged helix-turn-helix transcriptional regulator yields MIITDESIPDGNNRKERILKCKTEVVSIMDAIYVIAGSKWRIPITIALMEGNRRFGEIMKEIPKITSKVLAQQLKEMELNGFVEKKIFKDSAIRTEYELTEYSWSVKPVILALRDFGISHREKLRQETM; encoded by the coding sequence ATGATTATAACTGATGAAAGTATCCCTGACGGGAATAATAGAAAAGAAAGGATTTTGAAATGTAAAACAGAAGTAGTTTCTATTATGGACGCTATTTACGTTATAGCAGGTAGTAAATGGAGAATCCCCATAACAATAGCACTCATGGAAGGAAATAGAAGATTTGGCGAGATTATGAAAGAGATTCCTAAAATTACTTCTAAAGTATTGGCACAGCAATTAAAGGAAATGGAACTCAACGGTTTTGTTGAAAAAAAGATTTTTAAAGATAGTGCAATCAGAACAGAATATGAACTTACAGAATATAGTTGGTCAGTCAAGCCGGTAATATTGGCGCTAAGGGATTTTGGAATCAGTCATCGTGAAAAACTTAGACAGGAAACGATGTGA
- a CDS encoding PAS domain-containing sensor histidine kinase, with protein MHLQKHPKAALNSLQESNLFFNPNQSFSMGFTDQEYYFLADGGEMGELMRSKDWSKTSIGNPDSWPQSLRTMVSVMLNNPFGMYIAWGNDYTQLYNDAFRPILGCIKHPDALGCSSRETFSEIWDTIGPMFNDVTKGKAVGFPDFMVVLNRNGFDENCYFDFSYSPIKNENGKVGGVLVTVIETTEKKKAAEALKESNERFINSIMQAPVPMCVFRGKDHIVEIANTQMIQLMGIAAEKVINQPIFKVLPQSKTIEDILDNVFNTGKNFVANEQLVQLIRNGNTESRYVNFVYEALTEPNGTISGVVAIAIEITTQVLARSKVEESEQKIRQLVENVPFPIGVYVGKEMRIELANKSIMDIWGKGNDVIGKLYKDILPELENQHVFEQLNTVFETGESFHSKNTRLDLTIEGNLETFYFNYSFTPLYDTNGNVYGVMNTGVDLTDLNLAKKKIEEADKRFRNTVKQAPVGITILRGHQYVVEMANEAYLKLVDRKEDTFVGKPLFESLPEVQTTVSSLLENVLKTGIPYHGNEVPVPLNRFGKLEISYFDFLYYPLKEEDGTISGIIVTVTEVSEKVLARKKTEQNEERLNIIVEASELGTWELNIKTKELLYSERYLEIIGGYKENVNLTHQQLLEHLHPDDMHIRNKAFKEALISGSLNYEARLIWEDKSIHWMEGKGKVFYDENGNPEKLIGTIRDTTAENKHQEAIEESEKRFRSLTESLPQLIWETDENGNALFTSGKWFEYTGIHPGKDDSWEKMIHPEDFEENIKIWHHSLTTGERYRADVRIKSKSGTYRWHAVIGEPIRNENNEIIKWVGAFTDIHADKAFAHELEEQVNARTRELNLMNESLRKSEQRYHLMVEEVQDYAILYLNHEGIVENWNIGAEKIKGYKSEEIIGQSFSVFYTEEDRKNNLPHKVLQIAREKGKAIHEGWRVRKNGTLFWASVVITAVHNKKKEVIGFSKVTHDLTEKKQANDKLKQNAMELEQKNAELEQMNKELQSFAYISSHDLQEPLRKIQTFATQIIEKESDNLSDFGKDKFQRMQNAAKRMQTLINDLLSYSRTNIQERIFEKTDLSKIIDEVEEDLKEELELKKAVIKKGQTFKVDLIPFQFRQLLYNLVSNSIKFSKPEVFPVIKINCEIIKGSALGNKKAKDTIDYCHISISDNGIGFDQQYSAKIFEVFQRLHGKLEYTGTGIGLAIVKKIVENHNGFITASGEQNKGATFNIYIPVNGSQ; from the coding sequence ATGCACTTGCAAAAGCATCCGAAAGCAGCTTTAAACAGCCTGCAAGAGAGCAATTTATTCTTCAACCCTAATCAATCTTTTTCTATGGGATTTACTGATCAGGAATATTATTTTTTGGCTGATGGAGGAGAAATGGGAGAATTGATGCGCTCAAAAGACTGGAGTAAAACGTCAATTGGAAATCCTGATAGCTGGCCACAAAGTCTTCGAACAATGGTTTCAGTAATGCTCAATAACCCTTTCGGGATGTACATTGCCTGGGGTAATGATTACACTCAGCTGTACAACGATGCATTTCGGCCTATTTTGGGATGCATCAAGCACCCTGATGCTTTGGGATGCAGTTCCAGAGAAACATTTTCAGAAATTTGGGATACTATAGGTCCAATGTTTAATGATGTAACGAAAGGAAAAGCTGTCGGTTTTCCTGATTTTATGGTAGTGTTAAACAGAAATGGTTTTGATGAAAATTGTTATTTTGACTTTTCTTACAGTCCGATAAAAAATGAAAATGGAAAGGTAGGTGGCGTTTTGGTAACTGTAATTGAAACTACAGAAAAGAAAAAAGCAGCCGAGGCATTAAAGGAAAGTAACGAAAGGTTTATAAATAGCATTATGCAGGCGCCAGTACCTATGTGTGTATTTAGGGGTAAAGATCATATTGTGGAAATTGCAAATACACAAATGATTCAGTTAATGGGTATCGCAGCCGAAAAAGTAATAAATCAGCCTATTTTTAAAGTCTTGCCACAATCAAAAACAATAGAAGATATTTTAGACAATGTTTTTAATACAGGTAAAAATTTTGTTGCGAATGAACAGCTTGTACAGTTAATACGAAATGGTAATACAGAAAGCAGGTACGTTAATTTCGTATATGAAGCGCTTACAGAACCAAACGGAACAATCTCAGGAGTTGTAGCAATTGCAATTGAAATAACTACACAGGTTTTAGCCCGTTCTAAAGTAGAGGAAAGTGAACAAAAAATAAGGCAATTAGTAGAAAATGTACCGTTTCCTATTGGTGTTTATGTTGGAAAAGAGATGCGCATTGAACTCGCCAATAAGTCTATTATGGATATTTGGGGAAAAGGAAATGATGTAATAGGGAAATTATATAAAGACATTCTGCCAGAACTTGAAAATCAACATGTTTTTGAACAGCTAAATACTGTTTTTGAAACGGGGGAATCTTTTCACAGTAAAAATACCAGGTTAGATCTAACAATAGAGGGTAACTTAGAAACTTTTTACTTTAATTACAGCTTTACCCCATTATATGATACCAACGGAAATGTATATGGCGTGATGAATACAGGTGTCGATTTGACTGATTTGAATCTTGCTAAGAAAAAAATAGAAGAGGCAGATAAACGTTTTAGAAATACAGTTAAGCAGGCTCCGGTTGGAATTACGATTCTGAGAGGACATCAATATGTTGTAGAAATGGCCAATGAGGCCTATTTAAAATTAGTAGACAGAAAAGAAGATACTTTTGTAGGTAAACCTTTGTTTGAGTCTTTGCCAGAAGTACAAACAACGGTGAGTTCACTATTGGAAAATGTTTTAAAAACAGGAATTCCATATCATGGAAACGAAGTACCGGTTCCCTTAAACCGTTTTGGGAAACTGGAGATTTCTTACTTCGATTTTCTTTATTATCCATTAAAAGAAGAAGATGGTACTATTTCAGGTATTATTGTAACTGTTACTGAAGTAAGCGAAAAAGTACTGGCGCGCAAAAAAACAGAACAGAATGAAGAGAGATTAAATATTATAGTTGAAGCCAGCGAACTCGGTACCTGGGAACTGAATATAAAAACTAAAGAGCTGCTTTATTCTGAAAGATATCTCGAAATTATTGGTGGATATAAAGAAAATGTTAATCTAACACACCAACAGCTGTTGGAACATCTTCATCCGGATGATATGCACATTAGAAATAAGGCCTTTAAAGAAGCACTCATTTCAGGAAGTCTCAATTATGAAGCCCGTTTGATTTGGGAAGATAAATCCATTCACTGGATGGAAGGAAAAGGAAAAGTTTTTTATGATGAAAATGGTAATCCCGAAAAGCTGATCGGTACAATCAGGGACACTACAGCCGAAAATAAACATCAGGAGGCAATAGAAGAAAGCGAAAAAAGGTTTCGCTCCTTAACAGAAAGTCTTCCACAGTTAATCTGGGAAACCGATGAAAACGGGAATGCCTTATTTACCTCAGGAAAATGGTTCGAATATACAGGGATTCATCCGGGAAAAGATGACAGTTGGGAAAAAATGATACATCCGGAAGATTTTGAGGAAAATATAAAAATATGGCATCATTCCTTAACAACAGGAGAAAGGTACAGAGCTGATGTAAGGATAAAAAGTAAAAGCGGAACTTACAGATGGCATGCAGTAATTGGCGAGCCTATTCGAAATGAAAACAATGAAATCATTAAATGGGTCGGGGCATTTACAGATATTCACGCCGATAAAGCTTTTGCTCATGAATTGGAAGAGCAGGTTAATGCACGCACGAGGGAATTAAACCTGATGAATGAATCACTTAGAAAAAGTGAGCAGCGTTATCATTTAATGGTTGAAGAAGTTCAGGACTATGCTATTTTGTATTTGAATCATGAAGGGATTGTGGAGAATTGGAACATCGGTGCCGAAAAGATTAAAGGATATAAGAGTGAGGAAATTATAGGACAATCTTTTTCTGTTTTTTATACAGAAGAAGACCGAAAAAATAACCTTCCCCACAAAGTGCTTCAAATTGCCCGCGAGAAAGGCAAAGCAATCCATGAGGGATGGCGTGTTAGAAAAAACGGGACATTATTTTGGGCAAGTGTTGTCATCACGGCTGTACATAATAAAAAAAAGGAGGTTATAGGTTTTTCAAAAGTGACACATGACCTTACAGAAAAAAAACAAGCCAATGACAAATTGAAACAAAATGCAATGGAGCTCGAACAGAAAAATGCTGAACTGGAACAGATGAATAAAGAACTTCAGTCGTTTGCCTATATATCAAGTCATGATTTGCAGGAACCTCTCCGAAAAATACAGACTTTTGCAACCCAGATCATAGAAAAGGAATCAGATAATTTATCAGATTTTGGAAAAGACAAATTTCAAAGAATGCAGAATGCCGCTAAGCGAATGCAGACTTTAATTAATGATCTCTTGTCTTATTCCAGAACCAATATTCAGGAAAGAATATTCGAAAAAACAGATTTATCAAAGATTATAGATGAGGTAGAAGAAGATCTAAAAGAAGAACTAGAATTAAAGAAAGCTGTTATAAAAAAAGGTCAAACCTTTAAAGTTGATCTTATTCCTTTTCAGTTTAGGCAATTGTTGTATAATTTAGTGAGTAATTCAATTAAATTTTCTAAGCCGGAAGTTTTTCCGGTAATAAAAATTAATTGCGAAATAATTAAAGGATCAGCACTGGGAAATAAAAAAGCAAAAGATACTATTGACTATTGTCATATCAGCATCTCAGATAACGGTATTGGTTTTGATCAGCAATATAGTGCAAAGATATTTGAAGTGTTTCAGCGTTTACATGGAAAACTGGAATATACAGGAACTGGAATAGGTCTGGCAATTGTAAAAAAGATAGTGGAAAACCATAACGGATTTATTACTGCAAGCGGTGAGCAAAATAAAGGTGCCACTTTTAATATTTATATTCCTGTAAATGGCTCACAATAA
- a CDS encoding helix-turn-helix domain-containing protein codes for MKYTYHDFCHMWNAILNNIKNIRELKNYTQEYVAGKLGLTQSGYNKIEKGKTILGKNRLLKIAAVLEVSVDDIINFQSSISIKTEVEKTPEIDAVVKLNKIYQKKIKLLEKALEDKTNELDTAKKK; via the coding sequence GTGAAATATACCTATCACGATTTTTGCCATATGTGGAATGCTATACTAAATAATATCAAGAATATAAGGGAATTAAAAAATTACACTCAGGAATATGTAGCCGGAAAACTGGGATTAACACAATCAGGTTATAATAAGATTGAAAAGGGAAAAACTATTTTAGGAAAAAACCGATTACTAAAAATAGCTGCTGTTTTAGAAGTAAGCGTCGATGACATTATTAATTTTCAAAGTTCTATATCTATTAAAACTGAAGTTGAAAAAACTCCGGAAATTGATGCTGTTGTCAAGCTTAATAAAATCTATCAGAAAAAAATAAAACTTCTTGAGAAGGCTTTAGAAGATAAGACTAATGAACTTGATACTGCAAAGAAGAAATAA
- a CDS encoding PAS domain S-box protein, which produces MKLTENNDLFQAVFNSAPNGIAVMQSFYNNEGKIEDFSILLFNTYTLNWIGDIDYKDKLYSSVFPMAKEAGILEKFVEVAETGITARFESCYERQGTIHWFRFTAVKQNDILVVTMDDITERKESEIALSQALDTAEKQKRLYDSITNNTPDLVYVFDLDYKFTYANKALLTMWGKSAENAIGVGLRENGYEEWHAQMHEREIDEIVANKKTIRGTVSFPHAELGSRVYDYIPTPVINEQGIVEAVAGTTRDITDIKQAEEKLQQSETRFRNMIEQAPVAMLLSKGEDVIIESVNKPMLKFMSKKHADEVIGKKMLEALPELLHQEILETVIEVQKTGIPFRGDEYPVNLLINNNLERRFFNFSYDNIKETDDSSAVLHMAVDVTQQVLDRRKLEDSESRLRSMIDQTPCPTLVLKGDDLVIEQINKHMLEMIGRGEEIIGMPLIDVLPELEGQYVWTQVQNVYNKGVPFDQSEVLVPHNRTGEIKDYYYNLAYRPLIEDDQITGMIQTAVDVTEQVIARKKLEESENRFRALVNASSDVVYRMNADWTVMWNLEERGVLSEISEPILNWRDKYIHLNDQEKVEKATNEAIAKKSIVELEHRVLNSDGSMSWTFSRAIPVLDEQGNIIEWFGSATDITAQKEVQEIIKESEEKFRQLANLVPQIIWTSEPDGFVDYYNKRWFEYTAFDENEFGDSSWIPLLHPDDASFVVDLWYKSIQSGNPYQLELRLKNGKTGEYRWFLSKALPIMDKMGTIKKWFGTCTDIHEQKTITEKLESLVAERTKELQRSNQDLQQFAHVASHDLKEPVRKIKTFTSRLEDHLQGKLDEAALRYIERVHVATDRMFSMIDGVLAYSKINADLQKPTLVDLNEVIQNIETDLEVSLQKTGGKIHYHDLPSLEGALVLIYQLFYNLINNSIKFAKVDAPPQINILSKIVIENDRKLAVITLSDNGIGFEPNQADQIFDTFTRLNSKDKYEGTGLGLSLCKKIVERHGGKITANGSLGTGATFIITLPLQQKENDI; this is translated from the coding sequence ATGAAATTAACAGAAAACAATGACCTTTTTCAAGCCGTTTTTAACTCTGCACCAAACGGTATTGCGGTCATGCAGTCTTTCTATAATAACGAAGGAAAGATTGAAGACTTCTCAATTCTGCTATTTAATACTTACACGCTCAATTGGATTGGCGATATAGATTATAAAGATAAGTTGTACAGCAGTGTTTTTCCTATGGCAAAAGAGGCTGGTATCCTTGAGAAATTTGTTGAGGTAGCCGAAACTGGAATCACAGCCAGATTTGAAAGTTGTTATGAAAGACAGGGTACGATACATTGGTTTCGTTTTACAGCTGTAAAACAAAATGATATATTGGTAGTGACAATGGATGATATTACCGAAAGGAAAGAGTCGGAAATTGCTCTTAGTCAAGCATTGGATACAGCAGAGAAACAAAAAAGACTATACGATTCTATTACAAACAATACCCCTGACCTGGTGTATGTTTTTGACCTGGACTACAAATTTACTTATGCCAATAAAGCATTACTTACTATGTGGGGTAAATCCGCTGAAAATGCTATTGGTGTCGGTTTACGTGAAAATGGTTACGAAGAGTGGCATGCGCAAATGCATGAAAGGGAAATAGATGAAATAGTTGCAAATAAAAAAACAATCAGGGGAACAGTTTCATTTCCACATGCAGAGTTAGGCAGTCGTGTGTATGACTACATTCCTACTCCTGTTATTAATGAACAAGGTATAGTTGAAGCTGTAGCAGGAACAACCCGCGATATTACGGATATAAAACAGGCGGAGGAAAAGCTTCAGCAAAGTGAAACCCGCTTTCGCAACATGATTGAACAGGCACCGGTTGCGATGTTACTTTCTAAAGGTGAAGATGTTATTATTGAAAGTGTAAATAAGCCCATGCTCAAGTTTATGAGTAAGAAACATGCAGATGAGGTGATTGGAAAAAAAATGCTGGAAGCGCTCCCGGAACTTTTACATCAGGAAATACTGGAAACGGTTATTGAAGTACAAAAAACGGGTATACCTTTTAGAGGAGATGAATATCCGGTTAATTTATTAATTAATAACAATCTGGAGCGCCGTTTCTTTAATTTTTCTTATGATAATATTAAAGAAACGGACGATAGCTCAGCTGTGTTACATATGGCTGTAGATGTAACGCAACAAGTTCTTGACAGAAGAAAATTAGAAGATAGTGAGAGCCGATTAAGATCTATGATTGACCAGACTCCCTGTCCGACTTTGGTACTAAAGGGAGATGATTTGGTAATAGAGCAAATAAATAAGCACATGCTTGAGATGATTGGCCGGGGAGAAGAAATTATCGGTATGCCACTGATTGATGTTTTACCTGAATTGGAAGGTCAATATGTTTGGACACAGGTTCAGAATGTTTACAATAAAGGAGTTCCTTTTGATCAGAGTGAAGTACTTGTTCCGCACAATCGTACAGGCGAAATAAAAGACTATTATTATAATCTTGCTTATCGTCCGTTAATTGAAGATGATCAAATAACCGGAATGATTCAAACGGCTGTCGATGTTACGGAACAAGTCATCGCAAGAAAAAAACTAGAAGAGAGCGAGAATCGTTTTCGGGCTTTGGTAAATGCTTCATCTGATGTGGTATATCGAATGAACGCCGACTGGACTGTTATGTGGAATCTGGAAGAAAGAGGAGTACTCTCTGAGATTAGCGAGCCCATTTTAAATTGGAGGGATAAATATATTCATCTTAATGATCAGGAAAAGGTTGAAAAAGCTACAAATGAAGCTATAGCAAAGAAAAGTATAGTAGAACTAGAACATCGGGTGTTAAACTCAGATGGTTCCATGAGCTGGACTTTTTCACGAGCTATACCTGTACTGGATGAACAGGGTAATATTATTGAGTGGTTTGGCTCTGCAACTGATATTACGGCACAAAAAGAGGTACAGGAAATTATTAAAGAAAGCGAAGAAAAATTCAGGCAGCTTGCTAACCTGGTACCGCAAATCATCTGGACAAGTGAACCGGACGGTTTTGTTGATTATTATAACAAGCGCTGGTTCGAATATACTGCTTTTGATGAAAATGAATTTGGCGACTCAAGCTGGATTCCATTATTGCACCCCGATGATGCATCATTTGTAGTGGATTTATGGTATAAAAGCATTCAGAGCGGCAATCCTTATCAATTAGAATTACGTTTAAAAAATGGAAAAACAGGAGAATACCGTTGGTTTTTAAGTAAGGCTTTACCTATTATGGATAAAATGGGAACAATAAAAAAATGGTTTGGAACCTGTACCGACATCCATGAACAAAAAACCATTACTGAAAAACTGGAGAGTCTTGTTGCTGAGCGTACAAAAGAATTGCAGCGCTCTAATCAGGATCTGCAGCAATTTGCCCATGTAGCCTCTCATGACCTAAAAGAACCAGTACGAAAAATAAAAACATTTACCAGCCGTCTGGAGGATCATCTTCAGGGCAAATTAGACGAAGCAGCATTGCGGTATATTGAAAGAGTGCATGTTGCCACAGATCGAATGTTCAGCATGATTGACGGGGTGCTTGCATACTCTAAAATTAATGCTGATTTGCAAAAACCTACATTGGTTGATTTAAATGAAGTTATCCAAAACATTGAAACCGATCTCGAGGTTTCCTTGCAAAAAACAGGTGGTAAAATTCATTATCATGATCTGCCATCTCTGGAAGGAGCATTAGTATTGATTTACCAGCTTTTTTATAATCTTATCAATAATTCTATCAAATTTGCTAAAGTAGATGCGCCACCTCAAATAAACATACTTTCTAAAATTGTTATAGAAAATGATAGAAAGTTAGCTGTAATCACGTTATCCGATAATGGAATTGGTTTTGAGCCAAATCAGGCAGACCAAATATTCGACACTTTTACGCGTTTAAATTCTAAAGACAAATATGAAGGTACAGGCTTAGGATTGTCACTTTGTAAAAAGATAGTAGAGCGACATGGAGGAAAGATAACAGCAAACGGAAGTCTCGGTACAGGAGCTACGTTTATTATCACACTTCCGTTACAACAAAAAGAAAATGATATTTAA
- a CDS encoding SDR family NAD(P)-dependent oxidoreductase: protein MSEKTKPYALITGASKGIGKSIAYELAKQGYPLLLVARSDEELKALSNDLQVKYGINAPVLPIDLSTNGASLKVIDWIKINNYPVGILVNNAGYGIWGEFSKSSLTDQLGMMQLNMNVVVELSHLLLPILSQEKQAYILNICSTAAYQAVPTLAVYSATKAFVLSFTRALRFELTQTPISVTCFSPGPVDTGFASRAGINPLNKMAEKFNMRPHEVAKMAVRAMFSKKSEVIPGFTNIISVYANRILPKAFIEKTAAGIYKI, encoded by the coding sequence ATGAGCGAAAAAACGAAACCGTATGCCTTAATTACCGGTGCCAGCAAAGGCATTGGAAAATCAATTGCTTATGAATTGGCTAAACAGGGATATCCACTATTGCTTGTTGCAAGAAGTGACGAGGAATTAAAAGCACTATCTAATGATCTTCAGGTTAAATACGGAATCAATGCTCCTGTTTTACCAATTGATCTTTCCACAAATGGAGCATCGTTAAAAGTTATCGATTGGATAAAGATAAATAATTATCCCGTTGGCATTTTAGTCAACAATGCGGGTTATGGTATATGGGGCGAGTTTAGTAAGTCTTCTCTAACCGATCAGCTTGGCATGATGCAGCTGAACATGAATGTAGTAGTTGAACTTTCACATTTATTACTACCCATACTTTCTCAAGAAAAACAAGCCTACATTTTAAATATATGTAGTACCGCTGCCTACCAGGCTGTACCTACACTGGCTGTTTATTCGGCTACTAAGGCTTTTGTCTTATCATTTACGCGTGCCTTGCGTTTCGAATTGACCCAAACTCCAATTTCAGTAACCTGTTTTAGTCCGGGTCCGGTTGATACTGGTTTTGCTTCCAGAGCTGGTATAAATCCATTAAACAAAATGGCTGAAAAGTTTAATATGCGGCCTCATGAAGTTGCAAAAATGGCAGTAAGAGCCATGTTCAGCAAAAAATCAGAAGTTATTCCGGGTTTTACAAATATCATTTCCGTTTATGCCAACCGCATACTACCAAAGGCTTTCATCGAAAAAACGGCAGCCGGAATTTATAAAATTTAA
- a CDS encoding phytanoyl-CoA dioxygenase family protein, protein MVSSYKTFTLTEQLTNEQIAFFNEHGFIHFKKFINPETVSSIIDASKHVEQKWIDNNLEKVNGVPIKYGKDLDGSPIVQRFAFINQHHQALSGLLLDPRFNGLLPLAGDGARLGTEEKDGMVFNHYINGPESKFAKMGWHTDGLRDIFYGGKLNPMLNVGIHLSTLEPENGGLKIIPGTHKQSIYQMLFRKKYFLDHKADPEEISINPEAGDLTIHDGRLWHRVAESSIRGEESRRRVIYIPIIAGKYAPKNENSPTVFYQRFAGIVK, encoded by the coding sequence ATGGTATCTTCTTATAAAACATTTACACTTACTGAGCAATTAACTAATGAGCAAATTGCCTTTTTTAACGAACATGGCTTCATCCATTTCAAAAAATTTATAAATCCGGAAACGGTTTCATCCATCATTGATGCCTCAAAACATGTAGAGCAAAAATGGATTGACAATAACCTTGAAAAAGTAAATGGCGTTCCAATTAAATATGGAAAAGATTTAGATGGCTCTCCTATTGTACAGCGTTTTGCTTTTATCAATCAACATCATCAGGCCTTAAGCGGACTTCTGCTTGATCCAAGATTTAATGGTTTATTACCATTGGCAGGCGATGGCGCAAGATTGGGTACAGAAGAAAAAGACGGAATGGTTTTCAATCATTATATCAATGGACCGGAAAGTAAGTTTGCTAAAATGGGCTGGCATACAGATGGTTTGAGAGATATTTTTTATGGTGGAAAATTAAACCCGATGCTCAATGTAGGTATCCACTTAAGTACTTTAGAACCCGAAAATGGCGGCCTTAAAATCATTCCGGGTACGCACAAGCAAAGTATTTATCAAATGCTTTTTCGTAAAAAATACTTTTTAGATCATAAAGCCGATCCTGAGGAAATTTCCATCAATCCGGAAGCTGGAGATTTAACTATTCACGATGGCCGTTTATGGCACAGAGTTGCAGAATCTTCTATCCGTGGCGAAGAAAGCAGAAGAAGGGTTATTTATATTCCAATTATAGCAGGAAAGTACGCTCCTAAAAACGAGAACAGCCCAACGGTTTTCTATCAACGTTTTGCGGGTATTGTTAAATAA
- a CDS encoding response regulator — translation MNKQIYNLLLADDDDDDCIFFKEALDELSLSATLETVHDGVELMHHLENAANNLPDMLFLDLNMPRKNGHECLAEIKNIEEFKNLPVIIFSTSLDSKIVDLLYDMGATHYIRKPGDFSKLKKVISDALAKASESSFKQPAREQFILQP, via the coding sequence ATGAACAAACAGATTTACAATCTTCTATTAGCTGACGATGATGATGATGATTGTATTTTTTTTAAGGAAGCACTTGATGAGCTTTCGCTTTCTGCAACACTTGAAACAGTTCATGATGGAGTAGAGCTTATGCATCATCTGGAAAACGCAGCTAATAATTTACCGGATATGCTTTTTCTGGATTTAAATATGCCACGCAAAAACGGACATGAATGTCTGGCAGAAATTAAGAACATTGAGGAGTTTAAAAACCTTCCTGTCATTATTTTTTCAACGTCTCTTGATAGTAAAATTGTCGATTTGCTCTATGACATGGGCGCGACTCACTATATTCGTAAACCCGGTGATTTTTCAAAATTAAAAAAAGTAATTTCAGATGCACTTGCAAAAGCATCCGAAAGCAGCTTTAAACAGCCTGCAAGAGAGCAATTTATTCTTCAACCCTAA
- a CDS encoding 3-keto-disaccharide hydrolase produces MFKKITFSFILLFLLNSCAVQQKSLSADDWYAFTKTSTERQQPSEVYEFSDGIIRMYGETNSYLMSKKSYKNFELSLEYRWNIEEKFKTKNKKNSGVMYNIPADYPDKIWPKGIQFQIKENTTGDFIFLDQVTAKVNGKLVEAGASVTSAKFIENEKPYGEWNSISIKSVNGKISQFLNGKLVNECVEANTTEGRISLNYEGAPIDFKNIIVKNITKE; encoded by the coding sequence ATGTTCAAAAAAATAACTTTTTCTTTTATTTTACTTTTTCTTTTAAATTCATGCGCGGTTCAACAAAAAAGCCTGTCAGCAGATGACTGGTACGCTTTTACAAAAACCAGTACTGAAAGACAGCAGCCTTCAGAAGTTTATGAATTCTCAGATGGCATAATCAGGATGTACGGTGAAACAAACAGTTATCTGATGTCTAAAAAAAGTTATAAAAATTTTGAACTGAGTTTAGAATACCGATGGAATATCGAAGAAAAATTTAAAACAAAAAACAAAAAAAACAGCGGTGTTATGTACAATATTCCTGCAGATTACCCTGATAAAATCTGGCCAAAAGGAATTCAGTTTCAAATCAAAGAAAATACTACCGGCGATTTTATCTTTTTAGATCAGGTAACTGCAAAAGTAAACGGGAAACTGGTTGAGGCAGGCGCAAGCGTAACTTCTGCCAAATTTATTGAAAACGAAAAGCCTTATGGTGAATGGAATAGTATTTCAATCAAATCCGTAAATGGAAAAATCTCCCAATTTCTCAACGGAAAACTAGTAAATGAATGTGTAGAAGCTAATACAACTGAAGGCAGAATTTCACTAAACTACGAGGGTGCACCTATTGATTTTAAAAATATAATCGTTAAAAATATTACTAAAGAGTAA